The segment aatcacccctggaggtgctcagaggaccatatgggatgctgggaatcgaacccgggtcagctgtgtgcaaggcaaataccctacccgctgtgctattgctccagccccaagtaagaGAGTTTTCTAAGGAGGCGGGTTGGGGTGGAAGGGATTTGGGGATAGACACTGACACTGGCGGTGGATTTAGAATTGAAGCATTGAAAGcctgaaattattattataaggATTATGCATCATGATGactaaattaaaaagcaattataAAAGGACAGCTCAGGGACATCATCAACTGGTTTTGATAACaactaataaaaatgttcaaaataggTGCACCGAGTGGGGGAAGATGGCGGAAGGCAGAGCAGTGGATCTGGACATCCAGTGTCCTGACATCGAGACTCTGCTCAAAATCTCGCTCCGGAAGGGGGACACCTGGTACCTAGTTGATAGTCGCTGGTTCAAACAGTGGAAAAAATATGTTGGCTTTGACAGTTGGGACAAATCCCAGATGGGAGATCAAAATGTATATCCTGGACCTATTGATAACTCTGGACTTCTCAAAGATGGTGATGCCCAGTCACTCAAAGAGCATCTTATCGATGAATTGGGTTACATATTATTGCCAACGGAGGGCTGGAATAAACTTGTCAGCTGGTACACGTTGATGGAAGGGCAAGAACCAATAGCACGGAAAGTGGTTGAACAGGGTATGTTTGTAAAGCACTGCAAAGTAGAAGTATATCTCACAGAACTGAAGCTTTGTGAAAATGGCAACATGAATAATGTTGTAACTAGAAGATTTAGCAAAGCTGACACAATAGATACAattgaaaaggaaatcaaaatagGTGCACCTTCCTCGGTGTAATACCTGTCTATACACCTTCCCAGGTGTAATACCTCAAAGTTCGACCTATAGTCCAAAAGGAATATAGtagtaaacatatataaataatgtgaATTTAAGTGTGTTTAGACACTGTGACCATATATCCCCCCTTATTTAAGAAGATGTATTCTAGTTAGTCCATATGGGTCTAAGTTATTTATTCTAAGTTATGTTGAGATAGAGCAAAGTGGCCAGGGCAGACATAGCCAATGGGCCCTTGGAAAGCCTTCCTGTACATTATAGACAACGTGAGGTCAAGTATTGCCCATTCAACAAGGCCCTCTGACCTTGGAAATGGCATCTATGACCTTGTCCTGATTATTTGAGTTGCCAACTTCTTGCAGGAACCACCTGTAAAACTTGGATTCTCTTTAAGAAGTTATGAGAATTTGGGAGGTAGTTCAAAGGCTGAAATCATGCTTGGAGTGCAGGTTTGATTCTCCAGCACCAACttggagggaagtggggggattTATGTTAAGTAACAAATAGTGCCCAACCACCTCTAAAAGTGACCCCCCTCTCCCAAATAGCCCAGAGTGCAactaaaaacaacaagaaaaattaatttttctctctctagccTACTACATGCacatttgctttttgcttttgcttttttatcttggggtcacacccagcaatgcacaggggttattcctggctcatacactcaggaataactcctggctgtgctcaggggaccctatgggatgctgggaattgaacccgggtcggctgcattcaaggccctacctgctgtgctattgctccagcccctacatgcaTATTTGattttaaggtttatttttagCGTACTGATCTTAAAGTAGTAGTTAAGACCTAGGAATATATATTGCTAAGAAGCAATAATATATTTGTGTTACAGTTTTGAATATATCTAGTCACACGAAATTATATCTCCCAGGATTAGTTGGTTCTGTTTAAAACTCTGATTCGAGAGTGTTGTCTTGGGTGTCAGATAAAGACTCTTGTACTCTTTTCTTTGCCCCTAGTCAAACTAGCGTGGGCGATTTAATTTGAACTGCCTAGACATCAGTTTCCTAGACAATAAAAGGAAATTGGACTAGACCATCTGGAAGACCATTCTCCCGCCTCCACGAGTCTCTCTAGGTTCTAAGTTCAACTTTTGCATTTGTTTGTGAGCAGACATTTTCATGAACTACTCATCGTCTGCTCAGGCATGGCTAGGGCTCATTTTAATGATCATTTCAAGAGTCTATTTTACATACAACCAGGCAGTTTCACATCACAAGGCAATAAACAGTAAATACTGATAGGAGCAGAAGGCATGCACCTAAGCAATCAAACAAGAGTCAATGCCCAAATTAAACTTTTCTTTAATGTTACAAATTAACATATTTTCTTGGAGTTGTGATGAACTTTGGTCTACTAACacaattgtgtatgtgtgtgtgtgtgtgtgtgtgtgtgatgtgctgttggtttttttttccgaTTTAATCAGCTTTGAAATTGAGAATAGAAATGAGACACCGCCATTAATAAAACACACTGGCGTTTGGACACTTAAACTAAACAAAAGAAATTGGACCTGGGAGTGAATTACTTATTTATGACATCCCTTGTTGAGTTACCTAACCTCTTAAGAGACCAAAGACATTCATTTTATTGGTTCTCAACAAAAGTGGGGTGAGCTCTGGCATGATTTGTGGATTAGGTCAAAGGTGATTGTGGGGAATCATTTGGACCAAAACTTCCTTATAGGAAAGAACTCTCCTCCAAATTTTGTCTTGAAGGCAAAGACAACATTTTGGAATCCAGTTCATGATAAACAGGTGATATGCtcaagaattttattaaattatatagagctggagcaatagcacagtggtaggctgtttgccttgcatgcagccgacccaggttcaattcctctgtccgtctcagagagtccggcaagctaccgagagtatctcacccacatggcagagcctggcaagctacccttggcatatttgatatgcccaaaacagtaacaagtcttacaatggagatgctactggcgcccgcttgagaaaattgttgatcaacgggatgacagtgatatggtgatacagtgagatatttatatatgtacatatataaatatctcactgtatcactatcatcctgttgttctgaatttactcgagtgggcaccagtaacgactcctttgtgaaacttgttgttactgtttttggcatatcaaatatgccaagggtagcttgccaggctctgccctataggcgagatactctcagtagcttgccggtttctctgagacgggcagaagaatcgaacccgggtcagctgcatgcaaggcaaatgccttactggctgtgctatggctccagcccaggaggcAGTGACTAAGTGAAACCAACATGAAAAAGAGCTAAAAGTCTTAATCAGCTTTGAGAAGGGAAAACTTCTGAGTTGCTGGAGGGAACCTGACTTCTCTCTACTGTTATAAGTGACCTGGGCAAAGCATCAATATTTGTAGGATGTTGGTCAGAATTTCTCTGCCAGAGTCTGAAGAGCAGAATGATCCTAATGGTTTCGGCCATCTCTAGTTTCTACTGATTGTCCTCAAAAAACGTATGGGGGTTCTTAAGTTACCTTGTTTAATGTCCTTTAAATAAAGATCCCCTAGAGTCCGATATGATCTCATAGGCCAGGAGTACTTCCCAATCCCAAATGAATTCTTAATATGGTTCTTctagatatgcatatatttgcTGTAAGACATAAATCTTGTTATTGTTTATCTCagtctttaattttatataaacacaaaCTCATTGTTGTTGCTTGTGGGCACATTCCATATGGAAAGCATTtatagacacacactcacacacacacacacacacacacaccccacttttGTCTtgagtataaaataaattctgctGTAGTGATTTTTCTCCTTCCAACTAAGAAGCAAGGGTCTGCTTTTAATATAGAAGGAAGCAAATTCTGTGAACGAAAGGCTAGCCTGCCCTGCAACATTTTACTAAGAATTCAGCTTTCCACTTTGATGTAGGCAGTGCGATAAGTAATCTTCTCATGGGGACCAGCATTAAGGAGCCATCAAAGAGTCCCAGAGACCCCGGAGTTAGAGGGTATTGGAGATGTGCCTCTCAAACTCGAGGCTGAGGGTGGTTGTTGACTTCTGAGATTAAAAGCATAGGAGGCCAGGAAGATTCGAACCTAAGATCATTGCTTGTTGACAAGGTCCGACAGGGAATTCCTTGGATTTCAAAATTTTGTCTTTGAATTAGGAAAGGGAGAGTCTTTCACCTCACATCAGCAGTCCCACAGTAGGGCTGACATATCCAAGCCCTTGCACTTCTGCTATATCTCTCCTAGCTACTCTACTTGACCAGCCCGCCCCCCTTCACTCCTATCCTTTCCCCTGCATGTATCCAATATCAAGAGCAGTTATTTCAAGGAAGCTCTCATCACCAcccacagttttcttttctttccgaAGCCACTCACATTAGCTACTTCAAACAGTCTTTTATCTGGGATGAGGTCAttaccttcctttctttcttcctgcccttgaggtgagaaggaaaaataaatccaaaccaaaagcaaaacttCAACCCCAGTAGATCAGTCCTGGAACCACCCCCATTGTAACTGTTCTAGAATTtgatctttccttttcttttgcacTCATCTCCAAAGCAGCGATTTCAGAACGTTTGtttcttttatcatttatttttagtgaggtATTCtagtttataatagtgttaagaTCATTGTTTTATACTTGCTATGCTGCTACACCACTTCTTCCACCAATGTGTCAAGAGCCCTTGACCACTGTCCCATAGTCTTCCTCCTCTTGTCCCCTGGTGTCTCAGTATCCAGTTCTAGATTATGTCTCAGGATTCGTTTTTAGTGGGATTGACTAATCCCTATCTTTTTTAATactcacatataagtgagatcatctgcttTTCAACTTTCACTTTCTAATTTACTTCATTTAGCACGACTCTCTTtgattccatccaagttgtagcaaactgcAATATTTCATCTTCTCATAACTAAGTAGttaattgtgtatatatgtgtattttatttatttattgtttttttggtcacacctggtgatgcacagggcttactcctggctctacactcaggaatcacccctggcagtgctcaggggaccatataggatgctgggaatcgaatccgggtaggccgcatgcaaggcaaacgccctgcccactgtgctattgctccagccccctatatgtGTATTTTCAGTATCTCTTCCTCTGTTGTTGAACACTTGGTTTGTTTTCAGgtcttggttattgtaaataatgtgatgaccatgagtgtgtgtatgtcctCTTAATGCTTCTGAATTTTTCAATGTAcattgtgagttcacaaagtttGGGGGTGCACTGTGTGCATTTGGTGACCGAGAGCCacctctctaggcttctccagcggagagacagagacaggggacCATAGACTGATggtaaaaatggcccatttaacaCAGAGCTGCTAGCAGACTTACAGAACAACTGAAGGAGGTTGAGAtataggactgcatgtaggtgtgattgatcattttcaGAGGTAAAGCGTTTCAGAGGAGGTGATTCTCTTGGAGGGATTAACTCTGTCTCCagagacatctatattgcttttctctttccctttagttgtacatattaaataattaagtttgcttcttattaatacttgcagttatttgaataaatacaataaaagataaattCCAAGACTTTTCTGGGCCCcaagggcaagcaaggcttttaccttaaatcccagactaagtcctcaggcctgttcagcttgtccttcctcaTGGGGTCCTGTCTCATGTCATaatggcttgcatcaagaccatgctttcaTGCTTTCTAGACTCCCATTTCAATGCTGAGGTAGCTTTGCCTCAAtggaagcctgagtcaagtaattacgatggatgcccaggaatagacGTATtccagagtcaatcaactcccaaatattaggagtagCATAATAgtgtttctgtgtttaagcaaagaacattgctctatggcaAAATATGAAAACTCTATAGGGGAACTAGAAAAGcaggtaattcactacaaatacaaaatccagagttaccagaaagttttggcttatcagtaaccaagactgacttgggggattgtgacaatgagaggtaaaacacaaaggaaaggttaaagataaactcaggggactagagatgctcacaagagcactgtaagcttctctggaagGGGGGCAATTTACTGACAAAGCCTAAGacacttagggttaatacccAACAGTACATTGTTCTTTCTGGTGTGAAGTGATAGCCATTAATTTCAAGTTAATCATtgtttcctcaaagaaaacataaaaatgtccAATAATCATATGGACAGGGATCAGCAGAATGCTACACATACACCATaacttctgcactatctcttcaggtTCTCTGGTATGTGTCTTCATTGCTCAAAACTGAGAAACAAGTGGTCTATATTCAGTGACTTTAAACCTCATCTGTTGATTTCTCACCTCTTGTCCATGTATTGATCCATGGCTCCTGCACATGCTTACACCCTTGGCTAGTCAGAGCTCTCTGCCTTGCCTGATCTCTCCTTAGAGATCCTCAGTGATGGTTACAGAATAAATTAGTATGAAATATAAAGCTCAGGCAGACTGACTTAACATACAGATGCATACATTCATATTCATTTACGCATAAATGCATAGCATATACTAGcattatatgtatatgaatatactcACTTCCCTGACATAGGGTGTAAAATAGGGCCAcgtttcttcttgtttttttttttttgctttttgggtgacacctggagatgctcaggggttactcctcgctctacatctcagtaattactcctggcagtgcttgggggaccatatggatgctgggaatcgaacccgggttggccatgtgcaacgcaaaagccctacctgtttgtgctattgctccagccccagggccacgttttgtaataattaaaataatcagaATCCAGGCCTTTGCGTTCCTCTTTTCATCACAGGCCGTTTCAGTCAGATATTCTGGTTCTATTTTTCCACCGTTTTGTGGGTTCATTTCTAATTTCTCACTCCTTGCCCCCAGTAATTGAATATTCCAGTACCAAACCCTTTTCTCATTTAGTCATAGTATAAATCCCTAGGAGACCATTTGGCCCACCAGATGAGTTGGGGTACTCTGAACGATGACAGAAGATATCAGTGCATGGGGAATGGATCAGTGTAAGAATTTCTCTAGGAAACATGACATTTGCATTGTAAAACAATCTTACTTCAAAAATATCATTCTAACAGGAGAAATCTCTTAGGAGGgctactttttaaaagatttctctTGTGCAGGAGGCCTAGAAGATGATTTTCAGTAGAACATCAAAAGAACTTTTTAACTAAATAACCTAGAGATTCAATTTGTCAACTGCCCTTTGTAGCCCATTTCCATAAACAAGATATTTTCTAGATTTATCTTTTTGTTGTACTGAATTCTCTTGGTGATAGCTATTAACTTTTCTTTGTGAATCCACAAATAGATTCACTTACACTCGTAGTTTCAAATGCCTTCATTTGCTCTCATTCCAGTCCAAAGCCTGTTATTACTTGCTCTTTCCCTACCTGCTCTCCACAGAGATAAATCTCATCAGTTTGGCTACAGGGTATCTTCTCAGACATAACTAGCTGTCCCAGGAGTCAAAGAATCCTTCAAACTTTCCCAGAGCTCCTCCTGATGTACCAGTTCACATGTGGAATAAAGCCCCTGTACATTCAAGCAGAAGTAACTGAAAACATTTTCAGAAGGTACTGGAGTTTTAGCCTCATGGTTCCTGGACTTTTAAGATCTGGAGAAGGGCCTAAGCAATGTTGTCCCATGATCACTGAAAAGCTAATGAAGAGAATACATTTGAATCACCACTGACAAGTCAACACTCTCTTTTTCCCCAGTGTTGGGAGACCATGAGTATTTTTGTATCCAATTTGGGGGGATTTCAATTGTAGTCACTACTAAAGTTGAATTTAGTGAAATAGTTTTTTGAGGTAGGCAGTCACTTCCACGTGTTGATAGGGATTGCTGGCCATTTGGTTCTAGTCATTGGTTCTAAAGAACTCTGATTGGTCACTCCGATAATTCCCTGAACTGGGTCAAGAGGCCAGTTAGGGTACACATTACTCCTTGAACAAGAAGCACTGAAGTACTTAGGAAGTGGGAAAGAAATAAGATTTGAAATTTGTGAAGTGGTAAGGTCATCTGGGAAAATTTAATCATTAAATGTAAACACGTGCAAGCCTTATACTTGGTTCTCATTGGTGTTTAGTCAAAACAGAACCTGCACTATAATACACACTGAAATAGTCAATGCAGTTATGCTGCATAGACTGCTTTAATCtattttatgataattatatAGCATAAAAGTTATTGGCGTTCTTGTGTTTCTAAGACCTAAGTCTGTAGCATTACTATAAATGGCAACTATGCATAAGTCCATTGCCTAGGGACTTGCACACTTTGGGGACGGAAAGTTAACATCAGAGATTTTCTGTGTACCAAAGAAATGACCATTAACACTACTGAGAACACATGACTCAACCTATAAAGATTACATTTAAAAAGATCTGTCTAACGGGATGGGGCAGTGAGGTGAGAGGGAGAAAacctggggacatttgtggagggTCACTGACATGGGTTCTGGGTGTGGAGCTGGAATAGTCCTAAAACTATTATTAGCAATATTATTTATCATAGTGACTAAAGATTTTGGAAAAACATCTATGACAAGTGTCTTGTCATTGATGGTATTTGTATGTGGTCACACTGATGCATGGCAACCACaggaatttaaaacaaatttcaggGATACAAGAGATGGCCCAAAGGGTTGATGCAATTGAAGAAAGCGAATTTCAGTGAAACTTGCTGAAGAGCAATGGATTTATCTTagtacttcactgtatcactgtcatccttttgtttgtcgatttactcgagtgggcaccagtaatgtctctattcctcccagccctgagactttagcagcctctccttaatcgtctttcccaatgattggaggctctttcagggtcaggggaatgagacctgtttttggcatattgaatacggcacaggtagattgccaggctctactcATACAGATACTCTGAATactgagcaggatactctcagtagctttttgggctctccgagatatgtgtatatatatacatatataatatatatattatatatatatatatatttcatggcTGCATGGTCCAGAAAGCTGCCTGGAGTGTGATGGTGGTTGTCAGGTGAtaaatttaattctatttcttaagttCTGAATTGGTAGTGCTTCCTTATATCTAATTtcattttgacaatttttaattacttgaatttattattattatttcagtcCCAGGATGAAATCCAGAACCTCAAACATGTGAAGTCTGTGCTCTACTCTGAATTATGTCTCCTTCCCCTTGATTATACTTTTAAAACAGGAAAACTTTTAGAACACAAAACATTGGATAAGCCTTCACCCTAATAAATCCTAGATTGTATCCTGAGGG is part of the Sorex araneus isolate mSorAra2 chromosome 2, mSorAra2.pri, whole genome shotgun sequence genome and harbors:
- the LOC101557270 gene encoding ubiquitin carboxyl-terminal hydrolase 15-like encodes the protein MAEGRAVDLDIQCPDIETLLKISLRKGDTWYLVDSRWFKQWKKYVGFDSWDKSQMGDQNVYPGPIDNSGLLKDGDAQSLKEHLIDELGYILLPTEGWNKLVSWYTLMEGQEPIARKVVEQGMFVKHCKVEVYLTELKLCENGNMNNVVTRRFSKADTIDTIEKEIKIGAPSSV